The Gemmata palustris genome includes a region encoding these proteins:
- a CDS encoding TIGR03067 domain-containing protein — MRKPITFALLVFGAALGGGCARLTEPNARSADVSADHKKLQGAWRIDTFDNGRTNRPEAEKTRDLEDLKYVRFQFEGNRMTILDNGREEFTTRFALDEKQDPKVMAHLRASADEPARGTARGTTRSTFRGTSRSGDAPASQDPNTWKWIYKFDGDALVVAFTRDDKKAPPKEFKARPDVSEPGKPDVSGVVLMTLKKVNGDVPGSFSGTARSGTSRGTYRSTSRGTTK; from the coding sequence ATGCGCAAGCCCATCACGTTCGCGCTGCTCGTTTTCGGCGCCGCACTCGGCGGGGGGTGCGCGCGGCTGACCGAACCGAACGCGCGCTCGGCGGACGTCAGCGCCGACCACAAGAAGCTCCAGGGCGCGTGGCGCATCGACACGTTCGACAACGGCCGGACCAACCGCCCGGAGGCCGAAAAAACGCGCGACCTCGAGGACCTGAAGTACGTCCGGTTCCAGTTCGAGGGGAACCGGATGACGATCCTCGACAACGGGCGCGAGGAGTTCACAACGCGGTTCGCGCTCGACGAAAAGCAGGACCCGAAGGTCATGGCGCACCTCCGCGCCAGCGCGGACGAACCGGCGCGGGGCACCGCACGCGGCACGACCCGCAGCACCTTCCGCGGTACGTCGCGATCGGGCGACGCCCCGGCATCGCAGGACCCGAACACGTGGAAGTGGATCTACAAGTTCGACGGGGACGCGCTCGTCGTCGCGTTCACCCGGGACGACAAGAAGGCGCCCCCGAAGGAGTTCAAGGCGCGCCCGGACGTGTCCGAGCCGGGCAAGCCCGACGTGTCCGGCGTCGTCCTCATGACGCTGAAAAAGGTGAACGGGGACGTGCCGGGATCGTTCAGCGGCACCGCGCGCTCGGGAACCTCGCGCGGCACCTACCGCAGCACGTCCCGGGGCACCACTAAGTGA
- a CDS encoding response regulator transcription factor yields MPKARIVVVEDEPAIRRGVSDALRLSGYEVTEAIDGAIGLREAASAGVDLVLLDIMLPKRDGLEVLSELRRTNPTRPVILLTARGSEDDRVRGLKMGADDYVVKPFSAKELIARVEAILRRTMRAVPDVRLVEMGGGMIDLLRREIRWSDSTRADLSETEAALLKYLVCNRERAVSREELLSRVWGIGTAGLETRAVDMHIARLRAKLKDPHGGEDQPDAIVTVRAHGYMAGPALAVPEEATSLKS; encoded by the coding sequence ATGCCGAAGGCACGCATCGTAGTGGTGGAAGACGAGCCGGCCATTCGCCGGGGCGTGTCCGACGCTCTCCGCTTGAGCGGGTACGAAGTCACCGAAGCAATCGACGGCGCCATCGGGCTGCGCGAGGCCGCCTCCGCCGGCGTCGACCTGGTGCTGCTCGACATCATGCTCCCCAAGCGCGACGGGCTGGAGGTGCTGAGCGAACTGCGCCGCACCAACCCGACGCGCCCGGTCATCCTGCTCACCGCGCGGGGCAGCGAGGACGACCGCGTGCGCGGGCTCAAAATGGGCGCCGACGATTACGTCGTCAAACCGTTCTCCGCGAAGGAACTGATCGCCCGCGTCGAAGCGATCCTCCGGCGCACCATGCGGGCGGTGCCCGACGTGCGGCTCGTTGAGATGGGCGGGGGGATGATCGACCTCCTGCGCCGCGAGATCCGGTGGAGCGACAGCACCCGCGCCGACCTCTCCGAAACCGAGGCCGCGCTGCTCAAGTACCTGGTGTGCAACCGCGAGCGCGCGGTGTCCCGCGAGGAACTGCTCTCCCGCGTGTGGGGGATCGGGACCGCGGGCCTGGAAACGCGGGCGGTCGACATGCACATCGCCCGGCTGCGGGCCAAGCTCAAAGACCCGCACGGGGGCGAGGACCAGCCCGACGCCATCGTCACGGTGCGGGCACACGGGTACATGGCCGGTCCCGCCCTGGCGGTGCCGGAAGAGGCCACGAGCCTCAAGTCGTAA
- a CDS encoding AAA family ATPase: MSAEPVENDVAMIEKLRAAHQKLKKEIGKVIVGQEKVVDELLMAIFCRSHALLMGVPGLAKTLMVSTLAQALDLGFKRIQFTPDLMPSDITGSEVIQDDPVTRERMFKFMAGPIFSNIVLADEINRTPPKTQAALLEAMQERKVSIGGTDHPMRSPFFVLATQNPIEQEGTYPLPEAQLDRFLFLIKVDYPTDAEEEQIMRMGTSDTKVTVSPVLNGEDILGLQHIVRRVPVSDKVFHFAKRITRLSRPGTPEAAEFVQKWLTWGAGPRASMNLILAAKAHALLRGSNHVAGDDVVAVATPILRHRLILNFAAQSEGVTIDEVIRQLVKTAAKAVAA; encoded by the coding sequence ATGAGCGCCGAACCCGTGGAAAACGACGTTGCGATGATCGAGAAACTTCGGGCCGCGCACCAGAAGTTGAAGAAAGAAATCGGCAAGGTCATCGTTGGTCAGGAAAAGGTGGTCGACGAGCTGCTCATGGCGATCTTCTGCCGCAGTCACGCGCTGCTCATGGGCGTGCCGGGGCTGGCGAAGACCCTCATGGTCTCCACGCTGGCCCAGGCGCTCGACCTCGGGTTCAAGCGCATCCAGTTCACCCCCGACCTGATGCCGTCGGACATCACCGGCTCCGAGGTGATCCAGGACGACCCGGTGACCCGGGAGCGCATGTTCAAGTTCATGGCCGGCCCGATCTTCTCGAACATCGTGCTGGCCGACGAGATCAACCGGACCCCGCCCAAAACACAGGCCGCGCTCCTCGAGGCGATGCAGGAGCGCAAGGTGTCCATCGGCGGCACCGACCACCCGATGCGCAGCCCGTTCTTCGTGCTCGCGACGCAGAACCCGATCGAACAAGAGGGCACCTACCCGCTCCCCGAGGCACAGTTGGACCGGTTCCTGTTCCTCATCAAGGTCGATTACCCGACCGACGCGGAAGAGGAGCAGATCATGCGCATGGGCACCTCGGACACGAAGGTGACCGTGAGCCCGGTGCTCAACGGCGAGGACATCCTCGGGCTGCAGCACATCGTGCGCCGCGTGCCCGTGTCGGACAAGGTGTTCCACTTCGCGAAGCGGATCACCCGGCTGTCGCGCCCGGGCACCCCGGAGGCCGCGGAGTTCGTGCAGAAGTGGCTCACGTGGGGCGCCGGGCCGCGCGCGAGCATGAACCTGATCCTCGCGGCGAAGGCCCACGCGCTCCTGCGCGGCTCGAACCACGTGGCCGGCGACGACGTGGTCGCGGTGGCCACGCCGATCCTGCGCCACCGGCTCATTCTCAACTTCGCCGCGCAGAGCGAGGGCGTTACAATCGACGAGGTGATCCGCCAACTGGTGAAGACCGCGGCGAAGGCCGTGGCCGCTTGA
- a CDS encoding ABC transporter ATP-binding protein, with amino-acid sequence MIECRDLTKKYGELFAVDRLSLKLAPGDVYGFIGPNGSGKTTTMRMLATLLNPSWGEATVCGHSIYTGSTEIRRAIGYMPDFFGVYDDMKVTEYLEFFAAAYRIQGAERKKKVEQVLDYVDLGYKRDALVTSLSRGMTQRLGLARVLLHDPQVLLLDEPASGLDPRARIEMRELIKRLRQEQKTIMLSSHILPELAEICNTLGIIERGKLIFNGTVEEAENEVRKLRGGRAFLVSVGERNAEAAKKLSSYKEVASADLDPKAGAVRVALRGGQDDGSFIPERLIADRFKLHSFREEEINIEHIFLTITKGITS; translated from the coding sequence ATGATCGAGTGCCGCGACCTGACGAAGAAGTACGGCGAGTTGTTCGCGGTGGACCGGCTCTCGCTGAAGCTGGCGCCGGGCGACGTGTACGGGTTCATCGGCCCGAACGGGTCCGGCAAGACCACCACGATGCGGATGCTCGCCACGCTCCTGAACCCCAGTTGGGGCGAGGCGACCGTGTGCGGGCACTCGATCTACACCGGGTCGACGGAGATCCGCCGCGCGATCGGGTACATGCCGGATTTTTTCGGCGTGTACGACGACATGAAGGTGACCGAGTACCTGGAGTTCTTCGCCGCCGCGTACCGCATCCAGGGCGCGGAGCGCAAGAAGAAGGTCGAACAGGTGCTCGACTACGTCGACCTCGGGTACAAGCGCGACGCGCTCGTGACGAGCCTGAGCCGCGGGATGACGCAGCGCCTCGGCCTCGCGCGCGTGCTGCTCCACGACCCGCAGGTGCTCCTCCTCGACGAGCCCGCGAGCGGCCTCGACCCGCGCGCGCGCATCGAAATGCGCGAACTCATCAAGCGCCTGCGCCAGGAGCAGAAGACGATCATGCTGTCGTCGCACATCCTCCCGGAACTGGCCGAGATCTGTAACACGCTCGGCATCATCGAGCGCGGGAAGCTGATCTTCAACGGCACCGTCGAGGAGGCCGAGAACGAGGTCCGCAAGCTCCGCGGCGGGCGGGCGTTCTTGGTTTCCGTCGGCGAGCGCAACGCCGAGGCCGCCAAAAAGCTGAGCAGCTACAAGGAGGTCGCGAGCGCGGACCTCGACCCGAAGGCGGGGGCCGTCCGCGTGGCGCTCCGCGGCGGGCAGGACGACGGGAGCTTCATCCCCGAGCGGCTCATCGCCGACCGGTTCAAGCTCCACAGTTTCCGGGAAGAGGAGATCAACATCGAACACATCTTCCTCACCATCACGAAGGGGATCACGAGCTAG
- the galE gene encoding UDP-glucose 4-epimerase GalE, with protein MRILVTGGAGYIGSHTVRYLLAGGHEVTVFDSLEYGHRQAVPAENLVVGNLRDIDHVDQLMVVNRIEAVVHFAAFAYVGESVTNPAKYYTNNLIYSLQLLDRCRRNGIQKFVFSSTCATYGVPDRVPITEDEPQLPVNPYGNTKLAFEHALSDYASAHPFGFCALRYFNAAGAAEDGAIGEDHTPETHLIPLVFAAATGKIPHVTILGTDYPTPDGTCVRDYIHVNDLAAAHTLALDKIAPGSKLAYNVGLGRGYSVREVIATAEDVTGLKVPVKEGPRRAGDPPVLVASADKIRRELGWSAKYDTLRAILETAWRWHKAHPNGFGE; from the coding sequence ATGCGCATTCTCGTCACTGGTGGGGCCGGGTACATCGGCTCGCACACGGTTCGGTACCTGCTCGCGGGCGGTCACGAGGTGACCGTGTTCGACAGCCTCGAGTACGGGCACCGGCAGGCGGTCCCGGCCGAAAATCTCGTCGTCGGCAACCTGCGCGACATCGACCACGTCGACCAACTCATGGTCGTCAACCGGATCGAAGCGGTCGTCCACTTCGCGGCGTTCGCATACGTGGGCGAGTCCGTCACCAACCCGGCGAAGTATTACACGAACAACCTCATTTACTCGCTGCAGTTGCTCGACCGGTGCCGGCGCAACGGCATCCAGAAGTTCGTCTTCTCCAGCACGTGCGCGACCTACGGCGTACCGGACCGGGTGCCGATCACGGAAGACGAACCGCAACTCCCGGTGAACCCCTACGGCAACACGAAGCTCGCGTTCGAGCACGCCCTCTCGGACTACGCCTCGGCCCACCCGTTCGGGTTCTGCGCGCTGCGGTACTTTAACGCGGCCGGCGCCGCCGAGGACGGCGCCATCGGCGAGGACCACACCCCGGAGACGCACCTCATCCCGCTGGTGTTCGCGGCCGCAACGGGTAAGATCCCGCACGTCACCATTCTCGGGACCGACTACCCGACCCCCGACGGCACCTGCGTCCGCGACTACATCCACGTGAACGACCTCGCCGCCGCGCACACGCTGGCACTGGACAAGATCGCCCCCGGGTCGAAGCTCGCGTACAACGTGGGTCTCGGGCGCGGGTACAGCGTGCGCGAGGTCATCGCCACCGCGGAAGACGTGACCGGTCTAAAAGTGCCGGTGAAAGAAGGGCCGCGGCGCGCCGGCGACCCACCGGTACTCGTCGCGAGCGCGGACAAGATCCGGCGCGAACTCGGGTGGTCGGCGAAGTACGACACCCTTCGCGCGATCCTCGAAACCGCGTGGCGCTGGCACAAGGCGCACCCGAACGGCTTCGGGGAGTAA
- a CDS encoding DUF58 domain-containing protein, whose product MPSYLDPQILARAEALGMKARQVVEGLRVGDHKSPFKGFSVEFVQHREYVPGDDIRHIDWKGYGRSERYTIKQYEQETNFLCHLLLDGSNSMRYGRGGTNKLEYAKLLAASVAYMTIRQRDSVSLRVFNTAWAAELPASSSLAHINAIAHTLEDTQPRDRTSIGPLLDEVADRIARRGIVCLISDCLEDLDPILAALRHLRFRGHEVILFHVLHPDEVQFPLDGNVRFIGLEGFEERMTRPHLLRPAYLRIVKKYLADIQRGCDGSGVDYVRMMTDRPLDVALSEYLVRRLQMGRR is encoded by the coding sequence ATGCCGAGCTACCTCGATCCCCAAATCCTGGCCCGCGCCGAAGCCCTGGGCATGAAAGCCCGGCAGGTGGTCGAGGGGCTGCGCGTCGGGGACCACAAGAGCCCTTTTAAGGGGTTCTCCGTCGAGTTCGTCCAGCACCGCGAGTACGTCCCCGGCGACGACATCCGGCACATCGACTGGAAGGGTTACGGTCGGTCCGAGCGCTACACGATCAAGCAGTACGAGCAGGAAACCAACTTCCTGTGCCACCTGCTGCTCGACGGCAGCAACTCGATGCGGTACGGGCGCGGGGGCACGAACAAGCTCGAGTACGCCAAGCTCCTGGCCGCGTCCGTCGCGTACATGACGATCCGCCAGCGCGACAGCGTGAGCCTGCGCGTCTTCAACACCGCGTGGGCCGCGGAGCTCCCGGCGAGCAGCTCCCTCGCGCACATCAACGCGATCGCGCACACGCTCGAGGATACGCAGCCGCGCGACCGCACGAGCATCGGCCCGCTGCTCGACGAAGTGGCCGACCGCATCGCCCGGCGCGGGATCGTGTGCCTGATCTCCGACTGCCTCGAGGACCTCGACCCGATCCTGGCCGCGCTGCGGCACCTGCGGTTCCGCGGGCACGAGGTGATCCTGTTCCACGTCCTCCACCCGGACGAGGTGCAGTTCCCGCTCGACGGCAACGTCCGCTTCATCGGGCTGGAGGGGTTCGAGGAGCGGATGACGCGCCCGCACCTGCTGCGCCCGGCGTACCTGCGCATCGTGAAGAAGTACCTCGCGGACATTCAGCGGGGCTGCGACGGCAGCGGGGTGGATTACGTGCGGATGATGACCGACCGACCGCTCGACGTGGCACTGTCCGAGTACCTCGTGCGCCGGCTGCAGATGGGGCGCCGATGA
- a CDS encoding sensor histidine kinase, producing the protein MSRRLLGPVGGPVVFFLVAALVFAGLGWVTIVALRVERAQREAAAQAELGNNLRVALWRLDGRMLPALGVEDSRPFYHYSPADPLSGSTTGPTPLLAAPLPDWMKLHVQLDPATGWDSPQVLAPDARERVQSAWPDLPLRNDTPDRAEALRGVRAKYPASTTCELLAARDRAIPDDSPPFAAALFTNNALQQYAIPSAPISPPKPPPPPEMGPISGLPSTPAPADPSPNTFRMFGWEFKPREALAGNQLDNSKGPKKESVPPPGGGSQTPGPRAPGAGGNGGRGGFTQALDKDNDRGLNDFLNRAQTSQRAIQDSKNAGSDPMYGKGYTQNNSVLNPDPKAPANLVTPLGGAPGGPGAGGPPAQPGGAGSGGPGGFPGAPGGGKADGDKVKEGKALTPAVPAKPGSSSPPDKLSESKDTRPAKDSDPLKKSSEDSISEKLAKLRAQLDRRIALDEIQELRRKQASPDAHPLVAAAWGVAGAVYLTGSPARPVPPAEEHPTPTNPGNGIPNTPSLGNTLAGPPAINIHLGSMRPQWITATDGSETLVLVRVAKLDAKTMYQGVVLDWPKLELVLKDEVSDLFPDAKLVPVKNADGVSPDRAMTALPVQLDPGPAPELPPAGWTTLRLGLVLAWIAAFIAFAAVGLSGWSLIDLAERRIRFVSAVTHELRTPLTSLRLYLDLLTSGMIHDEAKRQEYLNTLATESDRLHRLVDNVLDFAKLEKRRKNGDFKPIRAGELLDQLDRTWTERVRADGKELVIVSTLPADLEVCTDAAMVQQIIGNLIDNARKYTRDAGDGRIWLWAKPDGPTRVVFEVEDRGIGVPAGERKTIFKPFRRGASADAAAGGAGLGLALAKQWAEVLGGTVAYRPADGAPGSCFRLELPAK; encoded by the coding sequence ATGTCGCGGCGGCTACTCGGTCCGGTCGGCGGACCGGTTGTGTTCTTCCTCGTCGCCGCCCTGGTGTTCGCCGGGTTGGGCTGGGTCACGATCGTCGCGCTGCGCGTCGAGCGAGCCCAGCGCGAGGCCGCCGCACAAGCCGAACTCGGGAACAACCTGCGCGTCGCGCTCTGGCGCCTCGACGGGCGCATGCTCCCGGCCCTGGGCGTCGAGGACAGTAGGCCGTTCTACCACTACAGCCCGGCCGACCCGCTCTCGGGTTCCACCACCGGCCCCACACCGCTCCTGGCCGCGCCGCTCCCGGACTGGATGAAGCTGCACGTCCAACTCGACCCCGCTACCGGCTGGGACTCGCCCCAAGTCCTCGCGCCCGACGCCCGGGAGCGCGTGCAGAGCGCCTGGCCCGATCTCCCGCTCCGCAACGACACCCCGGACCGCGCGGAGGCGCTGCGGGGCGTGCGCGCGAAGTACCCGGCGAGCACCACCTGCGAACTGCTCGCGGCCCGCGACCGCGCCATCCCGGACGACTCCCCGCCGTTCGCGGCCGCACTGTTCACCAACAACGCGCTCCAGCAGTACGCGATCCCGAGCGCCCCGATCTCGCCGCCCAAGCCCCCACCCCCGCCGGAAATGGGGCCGATCAGCGGGCTCCCATCCACCCCCGCGCCGGCCGACCCGAGCCCGAACACGTTCCGCATGTTCGGGTGGGAGTTCAAACCCCGCGAAGCGCTCGCCGGCAACCAACTCGACAACAGTAAAGGCCCGAAGAAGGAATCCGTGCCCCCACCGGGGGGCGGTTCTCAAACCCCCGGACCGCGGGCGCCCGGTGCGGGCGGGAACGGTGGGCGCGGCGGGTTCACGCAGGCACTGGACAAAGACAATGACCGCGGGCTGAACGATTTTCTAAACCGCGCGCAGACCAGCCAGCGCGCGATCCAGGATTCCAAGAACGCGGGCAGCGACCCCATGTACGGGAAGGGATACACGCAGAACAACTCGGTGCTGAACCCCGACCCGAAGGCGCCCGCGAACCTCGTCACCCCGCTCGGCGGCGCGCCGGGCGGTCCCGGCGCGGGCGGTCCACCAGCACAACCGGGAGGCGCCGGCTCGGGTGGGCCGGGCGGGTTCCCGGGGGCACCTGGAGGCGGAAAAGCGGACGGCGACAAGGTCAAAGAGGGCAAGGCACTGACGCCAGCCGTGCCCGCAAAACCCGGTTCATCGTCTCCCCCCGACAAGTTGAGCGAGTCCAAAGACACGAGGCCCGCGAAAGATTCCGACCCGCTCAAGAAGAGTTCGGAAGACTCGATCTCCGAGAAGCTCGCAAAGCTGCGCGCGCAGCTCGATCGCCGGATCGCGCTCGACGAGATCCAGGAACTGCGCCGCAAGCAAGCGAGCCCGGACGCGCACCCGCTCGTCGCGGCCGCGTGGGGCGTCGCGGGGGCGGTGTACCTCACCGGGAGCCCGGCGCGGCCGGTCCCGCCCGCCGAAGAGCACCCGACGCCGACCAACCCCGGCAACGGGATTCCGAACACCCCGTCGCTGGGCAACACGCTCGCGGGTCCGCCGGCGATCAACATCCACCTCGGATCGATGCGCCCGCAGTGGATCACCGCGACCGACGGGTCCGAGACGCTCGTCCTCGTGCGGGTCGCGAAGCTCGACGCCAAGACGATGTACCAGGGCGTGGTTCTCGACTGGCCGAAGCTGGAACTGGTCCTGAAGGACGAGGTAAGCGACCTGTTCCCGGACGCGAAACTGGTTCCGGTGAAGAACGCCGACGGCGTTTCGCCCGACCGCGCGATGACCGCCCTGCCCGTGCAACTCGACCCCGGCCCCGCGCCCGAACTGCCGCCCGCGGGGTGGACCACGCTGCGCCTCGGGCTGGTGCTGGCGTGGATCGCGGCGTTCATCGCGTTCGCGGCGGTGGGGCTGAGCGGGTGGTCGCTCATCGACCTCGCCGAGCGCCGCATCCGGTTCGTGTCGGCCGTCACGCACGAACTCCGAACGCCGCTCACGTCGCTGCGCCTGTACCTCGATCTGCTCACGAGCGGCATGATTCACGACGAAGCGAAGCGCCAGGAGTACCTGAACACACTCGCGACCGAGTCCGACCGGCTGCACCGGCTCGTCGACAACGTACTGGACTTCGCCAAGCTCGAGAAGCGCCGGAAGAACGGCGACTTCAAGCCGATCCGGGCCGGCGAACTGCTCGACCAACTCGACCGGACGTGGACCGAGCGCGTGCGCGCGGACGGCAAAGAACTGGTGATTGTCTCCACGCTCCCGGCGGACCTGGAGGTCTGCACCGACGCGGCGATGGTTCAACAGATCATCGGGAACCTGATCGACAACGCGCGGAAGTACACGCGCGACGCGGGCGACGGGCGCATCTGGCTCTGGGCGAAGCCGGACGGCCCCACCCGCGTGGTGTTCGAGGTCGAGGACCGCGGAATCGGCGTGCCGGCCGGTGAGCGCAAAACGATCTTCAAGCCGTTCCGCCGCGGCGCAAGCGCGGATGCTGCGGCCGGCGGCGCGGGACTGGGCCTAGCGCTCGCCAAGCAGTGGGCCGAGGTGCTCGGCGGCACGGTCGCGTACCGCCCGGCCGACGGCGCCCCGGGCTCGTGCTTCCGACTGGAACTCCCCGCGAAGTGA
- a CDS encoding DUF4139 domain-containing protein, with protein sequence MFLRFSILAFGLVAFASAGKSADEKGDPVKPAPSKVTAVTVYANTALITREVTVPEAAGLAEVVVSPMPPQTMQSSLYAEGNDNIRVLSVRYRTRAIAEDTREEVRKIEGEIKALQTKAQTFESDLKAMADNLKLLDKLEGFTAKSLDNLTDKGQLDPEKIIALAKFVQEDRAKRVKEQLGVKQQLEDVQVKIAFAQRQLAERSNGSVRTERDAVILLDKKPGAGAVKLNYLVGSASWRPQYKFRATGKDKDPVVAEYQAAIDQRTGEDWVNALVTLSTAQPLLNAAPPDLKALSVNISPIGTVAAAAVDPATGIPVPAKPASPGFSGAGGPGGVGGGMGGMPSATEYAKDLDKLSKDLRAQVAQNYREKKDQAAGDLANNAAALEQFRDLFSGKEELTAAAAAPPGAAGEGPSVTYKLATRLTIPSRNDEQVIEIAKIDLPPKFYHKAVPVLTANVYRLADLTNNSEYVLLPGDATMYLNGDFVGQTRLPLVAAGKPFTVGFGVDPQLQVSRLLVDKTRTTQGGNQVLTFKYRIMLSSYKPSPTPVQVWDRTPHAETAQTIAINLTNPKPELSADPLYVRDEKGRGLLRWDVTIDPKQNGEKSLFIDYEFKMELDKNVNIGGFLAK encoded by the coding sequence ATGTTCCTCCGGTTCTCGATCCTCGCCTTCGGGCTCGTCGCCTTCGCTTCGGCCGGGAAATCCGCCGACGAGAAGGGCGACCCCGTGAAGCCCGCGCCGAGCAAAGTAACAGCCGTCACGGTGTACGCGAACACGGCCCTCATCACGCGCGAAGTCACGGTCCCGGAAGCCGCCGGGCTCGCGGAAGTGGTCGTCTCCCCGATGCCGCCGCAGACGATGCAAAGCTCGCTCTACGCAGAAGGCAACGACAACATCCGCGTGCTCAGCGTCCGCTACCGCACCCGGGCGATCGCCGAGGACACCCGCGAGGAGGTCCGCAAGATCGAGGGCGAAATCAAGGCGCTCCAGACGAAGGCCCAAACCTTCGAGTCCGATCTCAAGGCGATGGCCGACAACCTGAAGCTCCTCGACAAGCTCGAAGGGTTCACCGCGAAGTCGCTCGACAACCTCACCGACAAGGGCCAGCTCGACCCGGAAAAGATCATCGCGCTGGCGAAGTTCGTGCAAGAGGACCGCGCGAAGCGCGTCAAAGAGCAACTCGGCGTCAAGCAACAGCTCGAAGACGTGCAGGTGAAAATCGCCTTCGCCCAGCGGCAACTCGCCGAGCGGTCCAACGGGTCGGTTCGCACCGAGCGCGACGCGGTCATCCTGCTGGACAAGAAGCCCGGCGCCGGGGCGGTGAAGCTGAACTACCTCGTGGGCAGCGCGTCGTGGCGCCCGCAGTACAAGTTCCGGGCAACGGGTAAGGACAAAGACCCGGTCGTGGCCGAGTACCAGGCCGCGATCGACCAGCGCACCGGTGAGGACTGGGTGAACGCGCTCGTCACGCTGTCCACCGCGCAGCCGCTCCTGAACGCGGCCCCGCCGGACCTCAAGGCCCTGTCGGTGAACATCAGCCCGATCGGAACCGTCGCGGCCGCCGCGGTCGACCCGGCCACGGGCATCCCGGTGCCCGCGAAGCCCGCATCCCCCGGTTTCTCCGGTGCCGGCGGACCGGGCGGGGTGGGCGGCGGAATGGGCGGGATGCCCAGCGCCACCGAGTACGCGAAGGATCTCGACAAGCTCTCGAAAGACCTGCGGGCACAAGTCGCTCAGAACTACCGCGAGAAGAAAGATCAGGCGGCCGGCGACCTCGCGAACAACGCCGCGGCGCTGGAGCAGTTCCGCGACCTGTTCTCCGGGAAGGAAGAGCTGACCGCGGCCGCGGCTGCCCCTCCGGGCGCCGCGGGCGAAGGGCCGAGCGTCACGTACAAGCTCGCCACCCGCCTCACCATCCCGAGCCGCAACGACGAGCAGGTGATCGAGATCGCCAAGATCGACCTGCCGCCGAAGTTCTACCACAAGGCCGTACCGGTTCTAACGGCCAACGTGTACCGGCTCGCGGACCTCACCAATAACAGCGAATACGTCCTGCTCCCGGGCGACGCGACCATGTACCTCAACGGCGATTTCGTGGGCCAAACGCGGCTCCCGCTGGTCGCCGCGGGCAAGCCGTTCACGGTCGGGTTCGGCGTCGACCCGCAACTGCAGGTGTCGCGCCTCCTGGTGGACAAGACGCGCACCACACAGGGCGGCAACCAGGTGCTCACGTTCAAGTACCGCATCATGCTGTCGAGCTACAAGCCGTCGCCGACGCCGGTCCAGGTGTGGGACCGCACCCCGCACGCGGAAACGGCCCAGACGATCGCGATCAATCTCACGAACCCGAAGCCGGAGCTGAGCGCGGACCCGCTCTACGTCCGCGACGAGAAGGGCCGCGGGCTGCTCCGCTGGGACGTGACCATCGACCCGAAGCAGAACGGCGAGAAGTCCCTGTTCATCGACTACGAGTTCAAAATGGAACTCGACAAGAACGTGAACATCGGCGGGTTCCTGGCGAAATAA
- a CDS encoding MazG nucleotide pyrophosphohydrolase domain-containing protein, translating into MTLRDVQQRIRALFGAKDGKRGVEGTFMWFMEEVGELSAALRDPSADPDNLRLEFADVLAWLATLANIAGVDLEDAMRRKYGAGCPKCSATPCVCGAAKP; encoded by the coding sequence ATGACCCTCCGCGACGTGCAGCAACGAATCCGCGCCCTGTTCGGAGCGAAGGACGGGAAGCGCGGCGTTGAAGGCACGTTCATGTGGTTCATGGAGGAGGTCGGCGAGCTGTCGGCCGCGCTCCGCGACCCGTCCGCGGACCCGGACAACCTCCGGTTGGAGTTCGCCGACGTGCTGGCATGGCTCGCCACCCTCGCGAACATTGCGGGCGTGGACCTCGAAGACGCGATGCGGCGGAAGTACGGCGCCGGCTGCCCGAAGTGCAGCGCCACACCGTGTGTGTGCGGCGCCGCCAAACCGTGA
- a CDS encoding TIGR03067 domain-containing protein, whose amino-acid sequence MAAVAGVVAVAVWYFAIRTPEPRDDFGRFQGEWKLTVADRAKQAPITVRVSGDKWTWLVGGTDQKRYAMALRPDTSPKEIDLTQLAPDDSPQQERRDGKFVPVVLRGIYTVEGDKVKVVTAPNPHPRPTAFDATDGPPVWVLELQGR is encoded by the coding sequence GTGGCCGCGGTCGCCGGTGTGGTCGCGGTCGCCGTGTGGTACTTCGCGATCCGCACGCCCGAGCCGCGTGACGACTTCGGCCGGTTCCAGGGCGAGTGGAAATTGACCGTGGCCGACCGCGCGAAGCAGGCCCCGATCACGGTCCGCGTGTCCGGCGACAAGTGGACCTGGTTGGTCGGAGGTACGGACCAGAAGCGCTACGCGATGGCGCTCCGCCCGGACACGAGCCCGAAGGAAATCGACCTCACGCAACTGGCACCGGACGACTCCCCGCAACAGGAACGGCGCGACGGAAAATTCGTGCCGGTGGTCCTCCGCGGGATTTACACGGTCGAGGGCGACAAAGTGAAAGTGGTGACCGCGCCGAACCCGCACCCGCGCCCGACCGCCTTCGACGCGACCGACGGCCCCCCGGTCTGGGTGCTCGAGTTACAGGGTAGATAG